In Mustela erminea isolate mMusErm1 chromosome 20, mMusErm1.Pri, whole genome shotgun sequence, the sequence TAAGGAAGATAAACAAGATGACAAAGGAACATATGGATAAGAAGTATTAGttaacaagggcacctgggtggctcagtcagttggacatctggcttcagctcagaacatgattccagggtcctgggaccgagcacTGTGTCGGgattcctgttcagtggggagtctacttctccctctccctctgcccctccccccaacttgtgcactctctctctctctttctctctcaaataaataaataaaatcttttttaaaaaagaaagtacgggggacgcctgggtggctcagttggttggacgactgccttcggctcaggtcatgatcccggagtcctgggatcaagtcccgcatcgggctcccagctccacagggagtctgcttctctctctgaccttctcctcgctcatgttctctctcactgtctctctctcaaataaataaataaaatcttttaaaaaatttaaaaaaagtacgGGTAGATAGACTGAAATACTGAGAAGAGGCAAAAAGAGATTGAGAAAGATGGGGGAATGGATAGGTACAAAGGTGAACTGTTTGAGTTTTCATTTACTATTAATcaattctgattattttatgGAATGATATCATTGTATAAGGATATTTCAAGTGGAACTGCCTTTTAAAGTGCTTAATTTTCTACAAATAGGAAAGTAATATTATTACGtgtaataaataacatataataacaTGTGTACAACAAGACAGTGAGCTATGTCTGTACTGAGTCAACAACCTCTGAGCTGTTGATGAGACTCACCTAAGATCTATCGTTATCTGTAGTCCACAGGATTTTCAGTACATAAGCACAGACGATTAGAAACAACTAACCATATCTTTGCAGCTTAGGGTTTTGGGGAATATATCTTGGTTGCACTAGGGCTGGCTCTCCTCATATTCATCAAGACAGAGTGAGAATGAGAtaaaggcagaagaggaagaggagttaAATGATGATGGGAGTTTTCCCTTCTCTCAGCCAAGTTCTCGTCCCTTTCCCAGCAGCCTCCTTAGTGCTCCCTTTACCTCCTTGTTTCTTAGAGTGTAGATGAGAGGGTTCACCATTGGTGTGACCACAGAGTAGAAGAGGGAAATGAATTTGCCCTGATCCTGGCTGCTGGTCTTAGCCGGAAGGAGATAGCCATAGATAGCTGAGCCATAGAAGAGTAACACCACCACCAGGTGGGAGAGGCACGTATTAAAggcctttctctgtccctccgcCGAGCGGATCTTCAGCACTGCTTGAGCTATGTAGCAGTAGGAGATCAGGATGACGCTCAGAGGGACAGCAGTGAAGAAGGTGCAGACACCATTGAGCACAGCCTCATTGAGACTCGTGTCTCCACAGGCCAGTTTGATCATGGCAGGCACCTCACACAGGAAGCTGTCCACCTTCCGGTGCCCACATAATGGGAGCTGCAGAGTGAACGTCGACTGGATCAGAGAGTTGCTCAAGCCACCCAACCATGCAATGGCAGCCAACAGCCAGCACAGCCGAGGGTTCATCACGGTGGTATAGTGCAGAGGCCGGCAAACTGCCACATAGCGGTCCCATGCCATCACCACAAGCAGAATGCACTCGGTAGCCCCCAGCCACAGGAAAACGTAGAGTTGGGTCACACAGCCTCCATAGCTTATGGTCTTGTCTGGTCCCCATAAGTTGATCAGCATTTGGGGGACTGAGCTAGTAGTAAAAGCAAGGTCTAGGGACGAGAGGTtgctgaggaagaagtacatgggagtGTGGAGCCGGGCATCCAGGCAGGAAAGTAGGATAATGGTTGAGTTCCCAAGCAAGGTCAGCAAGTAAGAGAAGAGAATGACTATGAAAAAGATTATCTCCAGCTGAGGATGGTCAGATACGCCCATCAGAATGAAGCCCTCCGAGAAGCTGTAGTTGGAATCTGCCATTCTGGTTGCTGTCAGTCACTTGAGGGATCTGTCTAGGGAAAACCACTGagaaaaaagcaagtaaaaaaagcaaagtaGATAAGTCTGATCTGCATCAGAGAGAGTCTATCAGTTTTCTGGGCGTCATATGTAAGTaccaatttaatttttgtgactGTACATGTTCACTGCAATCCCCAACAACTGTCAGTCCCACATGAATGGAAATTTTATTCCATCGAATGGCAAACGTGAGTTATTGTTGCATTGAAAAAAGTGCCTTATGAAGAACAAAAAGATTAGGGATCTTTAGCACAGCGGTCACAACAGGGTAGAGGGAGTTGACCATTAGAATTACatgtagagggcgcctgggtggctcagtgggttaagccgctgccttcggctcaggtcatgatctcagggtcctgggatcgagtcccgcatcgggctctctgctcagcagggagcctgagtccctctatctctctctctgcctgcctctctacttgtgatttctctctgtcaaataaaaaaaaaagaattacatgtaGAAATTCTTAAAATGCACATTTCCCGGGGcgtttgggtggttcagtgggttaaagcctctgccttcagctcaggtcatgatcccaaggccctgggattgaCCCCGCATTgggttgtctgctcagcagggagcctgcttcctccactctctgcctgcctctctgcctatttgtgatctgtctgccaaataaataaataaaaccttttaaaaaaatacacatttccccAGCCAAGGTTTTTATATGTTCATGGGAGAGGGAAGCGGACTCACTCTACTTGGAAAAGCTCTCCAGAAGTTGCTGATAAACATCTCCCCTCTCTTCCAAATCCTTCCCATTCTTGGTGAAAACTCCTGGTCTAGAAAGAAGAAGTTTGAAGAAGAACATGATGAGtctataaaatcatgaaaaaagtgaaaagagtcAATAATTCACCAAATACAGAAGACACAAACATGTAAGTTAGGAGGAGGTAAAGGTAGGATAAACAAACTGCACATACGCCTCAGTAAAGTTAGGTGGAACAGGCTAAGGAAATAAACAGCAGTTATGCATAGGGGGTTAAAAGAGTTAGTGGGTACCCATTATTGGTAAAGGAAACTGGAAGATTTTGGAGGGTATCCTTGATCTTTTGAGATATATAACCATCATCCCCATGGAGTAACTCTTAACAtctcacaaataaaaattaggccttgcaaaaattgacaaggcaagaaacaacaaatgttggagaagttgtagagaaagaggagccctcttatactgttggtaggaatgcaaattggtacagccactttggaaaacagtgtggagtttcctcaaaaaattaaaaatagagcttccctatgacacagcaattgtaCCACTGAGtctttatcccaaagatacagatgtcaccaaaagaagggccatatgcacccaatgttcatagcagcaatgtccacaacagccaaaatgtggaaagagggcgcctgagttgctcagtgggttaagccgctgccttcggctcaggtcatgatctcagggtcctgggatcgagtcccgcatcaggctctctgctcggcagggagcctgcttcatcctctctctctctgcctgcctctctgcctacttgtaatctctctctgtcaaataaataaataaaatctttaaaaaaaaacaaaaaaaaatgtggaaagtgccaagatgcccttcagcagacaaatggataaagaagatgtggtccatatacacaatggagtattactcagccatcagaaaggatggatacccaacttttgcatcaacatggatggaactggagatgatgctgagtgaaataagtcaagcagagaaagtcaattatcatatggtttcacttatttgtggaacataaggaatagcatggaggatattaggaaaaggaaaaaatgaagggggagaaattggagtgggagacgaaccatgagagactatggactccagaaaacaaacggagggttttagaagagaaggggtggggggaggtaagcctgttgatgggtattaaggagggcacggactgcatggtgCACTGGGTCTTATATGCAAGCAATGAATCACGGAACTCTATATCAAAACTAATGATACTCTACTAAAGACAGCTATTCAAGCAGAGACTACCCAAGTTGTCATGATACAAGGGATTATGCGCCACCACCGAGAGAATATACTCCCCGTGATTATGGTCATTCTAGTTCACATCATGACTACCCGTCAAGAGGCTACAGTGATAGAGATGGCTATGGTTGTGATCGTGACTATTCAGACCATCCAAGTGGAGGTTCCTACAGAGACTCATAAGAGAGTTATGGTAACTCACATAGTGTTCCATCTACACAAGGGCCCCACCATCTTATGGTGGAAGCAGTCGCTATGATGATTACAGCAGCTCATGTGACAGATATGGTGGAAGTTGAGACAGTTACTCAAGCAGCCGAGGTGATCTCTACTCACGTGGTCGTGATTGGGCTGGCAGACAGGAAAGATGGCTTCTCCCTTCTGTGGAAAGGGGGTACCCTCCTCCACATGATTCCTACAGCAATTCAAGCCACGGAGCACTAATAAGGTGGTGGCCGTGGAGGAAGCCGATCCAatagaggaagaggcaggagcagatattagaaacaaacaaaggggtgcctgggtggctcagtgggttaagcctctgtctttggctcaggtcatgatctcagggtcctgggatcgagcactgcattgggttctctgctcggtggggagcctgcttcccgcccccctctgtcttcctctctgcctacttgtgatctctctctctctctgtcaaataaataaatacaatctttaaacacacacacacacacacacacacaccccaaacaaaACTTTGGACCAAAATTCCtgttcaaagaaacaaacaaaaaagtggaaCCTTTTCTGTCATAACTATTCAAGGACTACTAAAAGGGAAAATTgtgttaccttttaaaaatttcctgtttAAGTTCCCCTTCcataatttttatgttcttctGAGGGTAAAAAAGTAAAACCCGTTTAATCTTATTTGGCTTTATGACATTGCTATCGATAAGCAAATGTTAAATGTGTTAAGTACTTGACTTGTGTACTAGTGTTGtaatttttcaagttaaaagTGTCCCTAAAGGCCAATTCCTATATCTGACTTTTCCCCGTAAATGAAGCAAAGCAATTCTAAGACCTTCCACAAACATCTAGCCATCTAAAATGGAGAGGTGCATCCTTCTGCTATACAAACAAGCTAGCTATTAGAGGGCGGTCGGGGCATGCTACTCTCAGGGTTCAGAGTGTCTTCAAAGTGAAATCTCCATGTTCTTTGTATGAAAAACCTGAGATCAGATGCTTATGTAAGGAAAGTGCTTTTCACCCTatgaatccaaaaaaaaaaaaacaaccaaataatGCTGGTCATATTTTGTCTGACATTTCCTTGGGAATCTACAAGAACCTtctatctcccctcccccaagaagaCCATTTAAGTGTGCCTTAAGCAACTACAGTATACTAAATAAAAAGTTtggccaaaacaaaaacaaacaaacaacaacaaaaacatgatgTACTGTATGGAAACTatcataacacaataaaaatgaataaaacaaatattaactttaaaaaaaataggcctCGTTAATAATGGGCCAGTAGCATCCCTCTATCAAGTCAGGGATGATAAAGGATTTCAGAGAACTTTTTTCCCTCAGAGAACTTTTCAACCCTCCTTCAGGCAGAGCTTTACCTTACACATCAAGCAAAGTTTTAACTACTTGTCCTTTTCATTTAAAACCTAAGGAAGCAGAGGAACGGACTTACCATCTGATAGCCGGCTCATCTTTCTAACCCAGAGTTTGTTCTGAAATCCGTCTCCTACCTCTGGCTAGCAGAAGTGCTTCTCCTCTTGTACCCACATAGGGGAAAGAAACGGGCAGACACTGCCCATTTCTTTCCATAAACTGTGTGAAATTTGGGTGGCTGTTGTTTTGTGGCTGCTCAGGGATGCCAGAATTTCAGACCGGGCTCTATTCATACAGAATGGTGTTCAGCCCAGGAACAAACCAGCCagagcaaaaaaggaaaaaccatacCTAGAGTGGGAAGCGATCAGCCTCAGTCaccagaaagaacagaaggaaatgcaGGATCAGCTAGATTCTCGGTCTGAGCCCGACACACTCCCCAAGCCAACGGGACTGCAACTTCAAGTTTGAATTCACCAACTGGGCTGCCCTTCAGTTTGTCCTCCTCCCTCAGAGGGTCTCTTTCCCTGGTTCCTGTTTCTCTCATAATCTGGGAAGGTTAAATCGATCCTGCACTACTGGCATTTTAAGGGGGGCCTAGACAGAACAATAGTGATCTCAAAGGGTGTGCCATTTATGGGCCACTTTTGGCAGGGGAACAGCCAGATGGAGGTTTTCAGGAGTGGCTTATATGATGCACAGATGGTCATCCTGGCCTGCTGGTGAAGTGGTTTGAATGTTAAAGATATTGAGAAACACAGCTGAGACTTGTGTGTCAAAGAGAATCCCAGATACTGTAATCGCCCACCGTCACCCAGTTttctgcctgctcctcctccgAATTTCACAACTCTCAACGGACCACTCGTGGACTAGGTGCCACATCTGGAATTGGCGTTGGCCACCTCCTGTCATGACAACTGCTCCAGAGCCACTGGCGTTCCCGGTTTGAGACAGCATGCTCTCGGAGTCCAAGCCTTACTTTAATATTAGCCTGAGCAGTGAAGGGAAAGTGCATCATCAAAAGCAGAGAAACAAACCCAATTCTAAATTCCCAGTCCTGGTAGAGAAGTTTTTAAGACATGTTTGAAGTATTTCCTCTATTTGGGAGAAGGCTGGCAACGACATTCTTGAGAGCTGTTTGTGCCTGACTCTCTTGCATGGATGTTCTAAGTTAATCTTTCTTAAGGACATGGTCAGAATGGGAAAGGGGTTTTCAGTGGAGAGTAACATTGAGGGAGAATGGCAAGGAGaacctcaaacaaaacaaaacaaaacaaatttgtcTAGACGGACGAAGTCTAAGgtgaaatacaaacaaaatctcTCCAGGCAGAAAGTTTAAggtatctggggcacctgggtggttcagttctctgccttcagctcaggtcatgatcccagggtcctgggatcgaacaccgcatcgggctccctgctcaggggggagcctgcttccccaaccccccacctgcctctctgcctacttgtgatctctgtctctctctgtcaaataaataaataaataaaatctttttttaaaaagaaaatttaaggtaTTTGATCAGATGAACAGGAATTTTTTCCCTAAATCTTAGAATTCAAGAATGAGATATAAGTGAGTTTGAAtcttaaaagagataaaataggaCCAGTAAACCAAAAAGGTGACAGAGTTCAAACTAAAATGATGGAAATTGTAATGCCTAAGGGGCAtcccagttttaaaatattgaactTTAAGAAACAGTTATAGAGAGAAATTAAGGGAATAAATGCTGTCTGAAGGGGACTTCAACTTTTGACGTTCATATCAGGGGAGACAACCAGTCTCccttaaaattgattttgaagCTGCTGTTAGAACAGAAGTCCGGGCTGCACAGATCATGAGCCTGGATCTGGTGGCAGCAGTTCTAACGAGCCCAGGATCTCACAAAATAGGAAAAGGGCTAGACATAAGGCAGCATGTCACATAGGTATACCAACCGAATACCACCGACTCAGAATGGAGATGGCTGGATAAGCATGGTGTCCAGGAAAGCTCTCCAGGCCACCTCTATCTGCAAGGTGACAGCAGTTTGCAGTGGGTGTCACCAAAGGGAAAGCAGAGTGTTTGACATGAGGACCAGAAGGGAAGCCTCCTGCCCTGCAGTGCCTGGCCAGTTGCTTAGTGGAAGGTCTTACCTGATTTGCCTGATGGCTTAAAAGACACGGAGCCTGTGCGgatttttacagaggaggaagcaggagacaATTGTTCCCACAGAGAATAGCGAAGACATCAGTTCGTTTAACAAGTGGTTGAAGGGAGGTTTgactttgctttctcttccactTAATGTCTTCACAATAATGAGGATTTTATAGATGCGATTGCACAACAGGTGTTTTC encodes:
- the LOC116581009 gene encoding olfactory receptor 2C1 yields the protein MADSNYSFSEGFILMGVSDHPQLEIIFFIVILFSYLLTLLGNSTIILLSCLDARLHTPMYFFLSNLSSLDLAFTTSSVPQMLINLWGPDKTISYGGCVTQLYVFLWLGATECILLVVMAWDRYVAVCRPLHYTTVMNPRLCWLLAAIAWLGGLSNSLIQSTFTLQLPLCGHRKVDSFLCEVPAMIKLACGDTSLNEAVLNGVCTFFTAVPLSVILISYCYIAQAVLKIRSAEGQRKAFNTCLSHLVVVLLFYGSAIYGYLLPAKTSSQDQGKFISLFYSVVTPMVNPLIYTLRNKEVKGALRRLLGKGRELG